The proteins below are encoded in one region of Synchiropus splendidus isolate RoL2022-P1 chromosome 13, RoL_Sspl_1.0, whole genome shotgun sequence:
- the apoda.1 gene encoding apolipoprotein Da, duplicate 1, whose amino-acid sequence MKLSLLLAAFFLPLMRAQVPHWGPCPEPTVQTAFNLRQFMGRWFEVAKLPAQFEKGRCIETNFTLRTDTSFTAVSSELLKGELRKIEGVGVVEDPKNPAKLGISFSYVLPYSPYWVLSTDYVNSALVYSCTDILRLFHVDFAWILSRSRTLPESTIQKSLEVFSNNNIDVTRMVTSKQQGCDKTL is encoded by the exons ATGAAGCTGTCGCTGCTTTTGGCCGCCTTCTTCCTGCCTCTCATGAGGGCTCAAGTTCCCCACTGGGGTCCGTGTCCGGAGCCGACGGTCCAGACTGCCTTCAATCTGAGACAG TTCATGGGCCGCTGGTTCGAAGTGGCCAAACTTCCTGCTCAGTTTGAGAAAGGTCGCTGCATCGAGACCAACTTCACGCTGCGCACCGACACCTCCTTTACCGCGGTCAGCTCCGAGCTCTT GAAGGGCGAGCTGAGGAAAATAGAAGGCGTCGGAGTGGTGGAGGACCCCAAGAACCCGGCCAAACTGGGGATCAGCTTCTCCTACG TGCTGCCCTACTCCCCCTACTGGGTCCTGTCCACGGACTACGTCAACTCGGCTCTGGTCTACTCCTGCACCGACATCCTGCGCCTCTTCCACGTGGACTTCGCCTGGATCCTGAGCCGAAGCCGGACCCTGCCGGAGTCCACCATCCAGAAGTCCCTGGAGGTCTTCTCCAACAACAACATCGACGTCACCCGCATGGTGACGAGCAAGCAGCAGGGGTGCGACAAGACGCTCTGA
- the apoda.2 gene encoding apolipoprotein Da, duplicate 2, producing the protein MKSVQVLLLTLLSVMAASAQVLRLGPCPQPPVQADFDASRYLGQWYEIKKLPTIFQKGECAVATYSLKAPGVIGVLNRELLEDGSINAIVGSAKVKDPSEPAKLQVSFNNSPPGPYWVLSTDYESHSLVYGCTNFGLFHMELSWVLSRKPTLLKETMAELDDILTTTGVDVSKMVMANQDDDFCWALRQ; encoded by the exons ATGAAGAGTGTTcaggttctgctgctgactCTGCTGTCGGTCATGGCAGCCAGCGCTCAGGTGCTGCGGCTCGGACCCTGCCCCCAGCCTCCGGTCCAGGCCGACTTCGACGCCAGCCGG TACCTGGGTCAGTGGTACGAGATCAAGAAGCTGCCCACCATCTTCCAGAAAGGAGAGTGTGCCGTCGCCACCTACAGCCTGAAGGCTCCCGGAGTCATCGGCGTGCTGAACCGCGAGCTGCT CGAGGACGGCTCCATCAACGCCATCGTTGGATCGGCCAAGGTGAAGGATCCCTCTGAGCCAGCCAAGCTCCAAGTCTCCTTCAACA ACTCCCCTCCAGGGCCCTACTGGGTGCTGTCCACCGACTACGAGAGCCACTCCCTGGTCTACGGCTGCACAAACTTCGGTCTCTTCCACATGGAGCTGTCCTGGGTCCTGAGCCGCAAGCCCACCCTGCTCAAGGAGACCATGGCGGAGCTGGACGACATCCTGACCACCACCGGCGTCGACGTCAGCAAGATGGTCATGGCAAACCAGGACGACGACTTCTGCTGGGCCCTGAGGCAGTGA
- the LOC128770012 gene encoding apolipoprotein D-like: MKAVPVLWLTLLSVLATGAQVFMPGPCPKPDVQRDFDVAQYLGTWYGVRRLPHSFQKGQCSTATYSFQSPGVIAVRNEGLLDDGSVSTITGSAFAEDPSEPAKLLVSFHGVATPPSPYWVLSTDYDGFSVVYSCKEVGGGHRDSAWIMSRRPTLPSQTLAELEGTLASAGVLVDQLISTNQDPEYCGRMSQ; this comes from the exons atgaaggccGTCCCAGTGCTCTGGCTGACTCTGCTGTCCGTCCTGGCCACCGGCGCTCAGGTCTTCATGCCGGGCCCGTGCCCCAAACCTGACGTGCAGAGGGACTTCGATGTGGCTCAG TATCTGGGCACCTGGTATGGCGTGCGGAGACTTCCACATTCCTTCCAGAAGGGGCAGTGCAGCACGGCCACCTACAGCTTCCAGAGTCCCGGTGTGATCGCCGTGCGGAACGAGGGCCTGCT TGATGACGGAAGCGTCTCCACCATCACCGGCTCTGCCTTCGCCGAGGATCCCTCCGAGCCTGCCAAGCTGCTGGTCTCCTTCCATGGTG TGGCCACCCCGCCCTCCCCCTACTGGGTCCTGTCCACCGACTACGACGGCTTCTCTGTGGTCTACAGCTGCAAGGAGGTAGGCGGCGGCCACAGGGACTCGGCCTGGATCATGAGCCGCCGGCCCACCCTGCCCAGCCAGACCCTGGCTGAGCTGGAGGGCACGCTGGCCTCCGCCGGAGTCCTGGTGGACCAGCTCATCTCCACCAATCAGGATCCAGAATACTGCGGCCGCATGAGCCAGTGA